A genomic segment from Clostridium pasteurianum BC1 encodes:
- the pyk gene encoding pyruvate kinase has product MQKTKMIFTIGPASDTEETLEKLINIGMNVARLNFSHGTHESHKEKMDIIKRLREKLNKPVAIMLDIKGPKIRTHNFENDKVLIEKDNKFVFICGKELLGNKERCSVSYDQLYKDVKAGGMLLVDDGLLELRIDSVEGNEIHCTALNTGYIGSHKGINVPNVSIGLPAVTEKDKFDLIFGCGQEVDIVAASFIRKAEDVLDVRRILNENGGEKIQIIPKIETQEGVDNIDAIIKAADGIMIARGDMGVEIPLQRVPIIQKMIIQKCNKAGKPVITATQMLDSMIRNPRPTRAEASDIANAIFDGTDAIMLSGESASGDYPLEAAGTMSNIAKEAEANIDYSDALNRRKESSISNVSNAISLAACNTAQELKVAAIITSTQTGHTARMVSKYRPECPIVAVTPSEKVARALSLNFGVKAIVSNKLISTDELIEDAVKKSLESNYIKKGDLVIIAAGIPAGTTGTTNMMKIQQI; this is encoded by the coding sequence ATGCAAAAAACAAAGATGATTTTTACTATTGGCCCAGCCAGTGACACAGAAGAAACTCTAGAAAAACTTATAAATATTGGTATGAATGTAGCAAGACTTAACTTTTCTCATGGCACTCATGAGAGTCATAAAGAAAAAATGGATATTATCAAAAGACTTAGAGAGAAACTTAATAAACCCGTTGCAATTATGCTTGATATTAAAGGCCCTAAAATAAGAACTCATAATTTTGAAAATGATAAAGTGTTAATAGAAAAAGATAATAAGTTCGTATTCATATGTGGGAAAGAACTTCTTGGAAATAAAGAGAGATGCTCTGTTTCCTATGACCAGCTATATAAAGATGTGAAAGCTGGGGGAATGTTACTTGTAGACGATGGTCTGCTGGAATTAAGAATAGATTCTGTTGAAGGTAATGAAATTCACTGCACAGCTCTTAATACAGGTTACATTGGAAGCCACAAAGGTATAAATGTGCCAAATGTATCCATAGGTCTCCCTGCTGTTACTGAAAAGGACAAATTTGATCTAATATTTGGTTGTGGGCAGGAAGTAGATATAGTAGCTGCCTCCTTCATAAGAAAAGCTGAAGATGTGTTAGATGTGAGAAGAATACTTAATGAAAATGGTGGAGAAAAAATTCAAATAATACCTAAAATAGAAACCCAAGAAGGTGTAGATAATATTGATGCAATAATTAAAGCTGCAGATGGAATTATGATTGCAAGGGGAGATATGGGAGTTGAAATTCCACTTCAAAGAGTACCTATTATTCAAAAAATGATAATACAAAAATGTAATAAAGCTGGCAAACCTGTAATAACTGCAACTCAAATGCTGGATTCAATGATAAGAAATCCAAGACCAACCAGAGCAGAGGCCTCAGATATAGCAAATGCCATATTTGATGGAACAGATGCCATAATGTTAAGTGGTGAAAGTGCAAGTGGTGATTATCCACTAGAGGCTGCTGGCACTATGTCTAACATAGCCAAGGAAGCTGAAGCAAATATAGATTACTCTGACGCCTTAAATAGGAGAAAGGAAAGTAGTATAAGCAATGTATCAAATGCTATAAGCCTAGCTGCCTGTAATACTGCCCAAGAACTTAAGGTTGCTGCAATCATAACCTCAACTCAAACTGGCCATACCGCTAGAATGGTATCTAAATATAGACCTGAATGTCCAATCGTTGCAGTTACACCAAGTGAAAAAGTGGCTAGAGCTCTTTCCTTAAATTTCGGAGTTAAAGCAATAGTATCCAACAAATTAATCTCTACAGATGAACTAATTGAAGATGCAGTAAAAAAATCTCTAGAGTCTAATTATATAAAAAAAGGTGATTTGGTTATAATTGCTGCCGGAATACCTGCTGGTACTACAGGTACAACAAATATGATGAAAATCCAGCAAATTTAA
- a CDS encoding type II toxin-antitoxin system death-on-curing family toxin: protein MKYNSSEYVLKLHKKLITAIGGSSELRDIELLKSSIENSKATFNGEDLYPTLEDKCANICYSMINNHSFVERNKRIGIYVMLILLEYNGIKLRFTQNELINLGLGIGKGDFKQEYIVLWVKNHYTK from the coding sequence ATGAAGTATAATTCAAGTGAATATGTTTTAAAACTTCATAAAAAACTTATAACAGCTATAGGTGGATCAAGTGAATTAAGAGATATAGAATTGTTAAAATCATCAATAGAAAATTCAAAAGCAACTTTTAATGGAGAAGATCTTTATCCTACTCTTGAAGATAAATGTGCAAATATTTGTTATAGTATGATAAATAATCATTCTTTTGTAGAGAGAAATAAAAGAATAGGAATATATGTAATGCTTATATTATTAGAGTATAACGGAATAAAATTAAGATTTACTCAAAATGAGTTAATTAACTTAGGGTTAGGAATAGGAAAAGGAGATTTTAAACAAGAGTATATAGTATTATGGGTTAAAAATCACTATACTAAATAA
- the queC gene encoding 7-cyano-7-deazaguanine synthase QueC — MKKAVVLLSGGLDSTTALYLAKSQGFEVYAISFNYGQRHKKEIESAKKVAEKADIKEHIIVNTNMNAWGGSALTDSNIQVPDGDENRADIPVTYVPARNMIFLSYAASYAEAVGAQDIFIGVSQVDYSGYVDCRKEFIDAMENAINKGTVCAVEDNKPIKIHAPFMNMTKAEEIKLGMKLGVDYSLTWTCYNGYENACGNCDSCLLRIKAFEEAGYKDPVKYMEK; from the coding sequence ATGAAAAAAGCAGTTGTTTTATTATCAGGTGGTTTAGATTCAACCACAGCTTTGTATCTGGCAAAATCACAGGGCTTTGAAGTTTATGCTATTTCCTTTAATTATGGGCAGAGACATAAGAAGGAAATAGAGTCTGCAAAAAAGGTTGCAGAAAAGGCAGATATAAAAGAACATATTATTGTAAATACAAATATGAATGCATGGGGAGGTTCAGCACTTACTGATTCCAATATACAAGTTCCAGATGGAGATGAGAATAGGGCAGATATTCCTGTTACTTATGTACCTGCAAGAAATATGATATTTTTATCCTATGCAGCTTCCTATGCTGAAGCTGTAGGAGCACAGGATATATTTATAGGAGTAAGCCAGGTGGATTATTCCGGGTATGTAGATTGCAGAAAAGAATTTATAGATGCCATGGAAAATGCAATCAATAAAGGAACAGTATGTGCAGTTGAAGATAATAAACCTATAAAAATACATGCACCTTTTATGAATATGACAAAAGCTGAAGAAATAAAGCTGGGAATGAAATTAGGAGTAGATTATTCTTTGACCTGGACCTGCTATAATGGATATGAAAATGCCTGTGGAAATTGTGACAGCTGTTTGTTAAGAATTAAAGCTTTTGAGGAAGCAGGATATAAAGATCCAGTAAAATATATGGAGAAATAG
- the ppx gene encoding exopolyphosphatase: MNKRIGIIDIGSNSVRLLLADIGDKNSIRIINELKEYLRLGDGLDENRILSEEKIELTLKTLTTYKNICTAFEVSEITAVATEAIRSAKNQREFLDKIETSIGLKITVLTGIEEAYYDYFSTINSMTVDNALIIDIGGASTELILVKHRKLMNSISIPFGAINLIKKFEINDILEEDKESILKNFLIKQFNDLEWLKEAKGYTLIGIGGSIRTLGKIHRKSINYPLNLMHNYHMKNTDIISIYNLVKSKNNAQRRKIKGLSSDRADIFVGAAAAISTLIEFCSIEDVIISRNGIREGLLYSHICKDNIPIKDVLDFSINTLLMNHNSNFRHAEHIYHLMNSLYSDLKPLIKSSCSLHNIVKTSAMLHHIGSNITYYFHYKHSLYMILNSQINGLSHRELVMSACITASHRDDSFPINYSEYKTIITKEDLETIRQLGLLLRLAENLDKSMISIVKNIKCIIDEDTVIIKTISNAMPTLEIKEALTSADEFKDIFGKKLYIV, from the coding sequence ATGAACAAAAGGATAGGTATAATCGATATAGGATCCAATTCAGTACGCCTTTTGCTTGCAGATATAGGTGATAAAAATTCTATACGCATAATAAATGAGCTTAAAGAATACTTACGACTTGGAGATGGACTTGATGAAAATAGAATATTATCCGAAGAAAAAATCGAACTAACCTTAAAAACATTAACTACCTATAAAAATATATGTACTGCTTTTGAAGTTTCAGAAATAACAGCAGTAGCAACAGAAGCCATAAGAAGCGCTAAAAATCAAAGGGAATTTTTAGATAAAATAGAAACCAGTATAGGGTTAAAAATAACTGTTTTAACTGGCATAGAAGAAGCCTATTATGACTATTTCAGCACTATAAACAGTATGACTGTAGACAATGCTCTTATAATAGATATTGGCGGAGCAAGCACTGAGCTCATACTCGTAAAGCATAGAAAACTTATGAATAGCATTAGTATTCCATTTGGAGCAATAAATTTAATTAAAAAATTTGAAATTAATGATATACTGGAAGAAGATAAAGAGAGTATACTTAAAAATTTTTTAATAAAGCAATTTAATGATTTAGAGTGGCTAAAGGAAGCTAAAGGATATACTCTAATAGGCATTGGTGGAAGTATACGAACACTAGGTAAAATCCATAGAAAATCTATTAATTATCCTTTAAACCTAATGCATAATTATCACATGAAAAACACAGATATTATATCAATTTATAATTTAGTAAAGAGTAAAAACAACGCTCAAAGAAGAAAAATCAAAGGCTTATCCAGTGATAGAGCTGATATTTTTGTAGGTGCTGCCGCTGCCATTTCAACCTTAATAGAATTCTGTTCTATTGAAGATGTAATTATAAGTAGAAATGGCATAAGGGAGGGTTTACTTTATAGCCATATATGCAAAGACAATATTCCCATAAAAGATGTACTTGATTTTTCTATCAATACCTTATTAATGAATCATAATAGCAATTTCAGACATGCTGAGCACATATATCATTTAATGAATTCTTTATATAGTGATCTTAAACCATTAATAAAAAGTTCCTGCAGCCTACATAATATTGTAAAGACTTCTGCCATGCTGCACCACATTGGCTCAAATATAACTTACTATTTTCATTATAAACATTCTCTATATATGATACTCAATTCACAGATCAATGGACTTTCTCATAGAGAACTAGTGATGAGTGCCTGTATAACAGCAAGTCATAGAGATGATAGTTTTCCAATTAATTATTCTGAATATAAAACAATAATTACTAAGGAAGATTTGGAAACCATAAGACAATTAGGATTATTACTGAGACTTGCCGAAAATCTAGATAAAAGTATGATTTCAATAGTAAAAAATATTAAATGCATTATAGATGAAGATACTGTAATAATAAAAACCATTTCTAATGCCATGCCTACTCTTGAAATTAAAGAAGCTTTAACTTCTGCTGATGAATTTAAAGATATATTTGGCAAAAAATTATATATTGTTTAA
- a CDS encoding acyl-CoA thioesterase: MFINDTILKVRYAETDKMGIVHNSRYYIWFEVARDEYIEKLDITYKELEDMGIMMPLVETHCKYLEGAKYGDEILIKTSVIEISGVKVVFNYDVFRNSDKKLLAKGGTTQAFVNSKEFKIVNIKKKYPEVWKLFEKLM; encoded by the coding sequence ATGTTTATTAATGATACAATACTTAAAGTCAGGTATGCTGAAACAGATAAAATGGGAATTGTACATAATTCTAGATATTATATATGGTTTGAAGTAGCAAGAGATGAGTACATAGAAAAATTAGATATTACATACAAAGAACTTGAGGATATGGGAATAATGATGCCTTTGGTTGAAACTCATTGTAAATACTTAGAAGGGGCAAAATATGGTGATGAGATTTTAATAAAGACCTCAGTTATTGAGATAAGTGGGGTAAAGGTAGTTTTTAATTATGATGTGTTCAGGAATAGTGATAAAAAGCTTCTGGCAAAGGGAGGAACTACCCAGGCCTTTGTAAATAGCAAGGAATTTAAAATAGTTAATATTAAGAAGAAATATCCAGAGGTATGGAAGTTATTTGAAAAGTTAATGTAA
- a CDS encoding DedA family protein, with protein MQSVKLLLDQYGYIALFLSLLLELIALPLPGETLMSYCGYLVYRGKLSWSISILTSSLGAIIGITISYIIGKTLGANFFNKYGSYVHMKPEKLKKVSSWFETYGSKLLIFSYFIPGVRHITGYFAGITKISFKKFAINAYIGGFLWSFTFITLGKALGSGWHRFHAYIRRYVILIAIVLVIIILIMFIYKYYKKNS; from the coding sequence TTGCAATCAGTAAAATTATTATTAGATCAATATGGATATATTGCATTATTTTTATCCTTGTTACTTGAATTAATAGCATTGCCACTTCCAGGGGAAACTCTTATGAGTTATTGTGGCTATCTTGTTTATAGAGGAAAACTTAGCTGGAGTATAAGTATATTGACTTCATCACTGGGGGCAATTATTGGTATAACTATTTCCTACATTATAGGAAAAACTCTTGGAGCAAATTTTTTTAATAAATATGGATCATATGTACATATGAAGCCTGAAAAATTAAAAAAGGTATCCAGTTGGTTTGAAACATATGGCAGCAAGCTTTTAATTTTTTCTTATTTCATACCAGGTGTACGACATATAACGGGATATTTTGCAGGTATTACTAAAATATCCTTTAAAAAATTTGCTATTAATGCATATATAGGTGGATTTTTATGGAGTTTTACATTTATAACACTTGGAAAAGCCTTAGGTAGTGGATGGCATAGATTTCATGCATATATAAGAAGGTATGTTATTTTAATAGCTATAGTTTTAGTGATTATAATATTGATAATGTTTATTTATAAGTATTACAAAAAGAATTCATGA
- a CDS encoding D-glycero-alpha-D-manno-heptose-1,7-bisphosphate 7-phosphatase, translating into MNKALFLDRDGVINENEKPINKPEDFKLYKGVKEALSKAQENEFEIFVVTNQGGIEIGHITVEQLNNIHEKMIEMLRPYCNIREIKFCPDYHLDSGCRKPSPKMILELAERYNINLKESYMIGDRDTDIEAGKRAGCKTGKIGKFNVDADVNGKNLYDIVNNIIN; encoded by the coding sequence TTGAACAAAGCTTTATTTTTAGATAGAGATGGAGTTATAAATGAGAACGAAAAACCTATAAATAAACCTGAAGATTTTAAGCTCTATAAAGGAGTGAAAGAAGCCTTAAGCAAGGCTCAGGAAAATGAATTTGAAATATTTGTAGTTACAAACCAGGGAGGAATTGAGATTGGACATATCACTGTTGAACAACTTAATAATATTCACGAGAAAATGATTGAAATGCTAAGACCCTATTGCAATATTAGAGAGATAAAATTTTGCCCAGACTATCATTTAGATAGTGGGTGTAGAAAGCCGTCACCTAAAATGATATTGGAATTAGCAGAAAGGTATAACATTAATCTTAAAGAAAGTTATATGATAGGTGACAGAGATACAGATATAGAGGCTGGAAAAAGAGCTGGCTGTAAAACCGGAAAAATAGGTAAATTTAATGTTGATGCCGATGTTAATGGGAAAAATTTATATGATATAGTTAATAATATAATCAATTAG
- a CDS encoding putative ABC transporter permease subunit, with protein MSKLFILTKTLLKNNDNPFESGFNKKRKFGMIILLILCFLPLAFGFAASTVSSYDALAKLNLQGALLGSNLVISCIVMIVFGFFYIMSVFYFSKDIDTLLPLPLKPYEILGAKLAIIILFEYFVELVTLLPTLIGFCYKAGDAIFIIYGIIIFLTLPIIPIIICSLIIMLIMSFTDFAKDKDRFKFLSGMVGIVLAILINVFMRKVSGPNAIITSLKDNSDIINRVTTAFPSTKLAALSLLNSKNISGLLNLLIFLIISALALIIFVIAAQSLYFKGAIGISESNSKGKKLSDKEFSKSSTQSSKLRSYVIKEWKLLFRTPAYLQNCVLGGVVFPPIMLLIILFSNGGMSKDLNLPMNHIFLSAAANVLLVATSFNMICSTAISREGEGFFTIKYLPISYKEQILAKVLLGIIVSIISDILMLIVATIVFKINFLMIIMLIITSIIGIIFYSFLGIFIDLKFPKLDWDNEAKAVKQNFNGLIVVLALLVTAALTIIVPIVLNLNLIITFIILIIFYSILAFLTYNLALTKGVEFLD; from the coding sequence ATGAGTAAATTATTTATTTTAACTAAGACTCTATTAAAAAATAACGATAATCCTTTTGAGTCCGGCTTTAACAAGAAAAGAAAGTTTGGAATGATAATTCTTTTAATACTATGCTTTCTACCCTTAGCTTTTGGATTTGCAGCCTCAACAGTATCTTCTTATGATGCTCTGGCAAAGCTTAATCTTCAAGGTGCACTTTTAGGCTCTAACCTGGTAATTTCCTGTATTGTAATGATTGTATTTGGTTTTTTCTACATCATGAGTGTATTTTATTTTAGCAAGGATATAGATACATTACTGCCACTTCCTTTAAAACCCTATGAAATACTTGGAGCAAAACTAGCCATAATTATTTTATTTGAATATTTTGTAGAACTTGTAACCTTACTTCCAACCCTTATAGGTTTTTGCTATAAGGCTGGAGATGCAATTTTTATTATTTATGGAATAATTATATTTTTAACTTTGCCTATAATTCCAATTATAATTTGCAGTCTAATTATTATGCTTATAATGTCCTTTACAGATTTTGCTAAGGATAAGGATAGATTTAAATTCTTATCTGGTATGGTAGGTATAGTTCTTGCAATACTTATAAACGTGTTTATGAGAAAAGTCAGCGGTCCAAATGCCATCATTACTTCACTTAAAGATAACAGTGATATTATCAATAGGGTTACCACTGCTTTTCCATCTACCAAATTAGCTGCTTTAAGCCTTTTAAATTCAAAAAATATTTCTGGCTTATTAAATTTACTTATATTTTTGATAATTTCAGCACTAGCTCTTATTATATTTGTTATAGCAGCACAGAGTCTATATTTTAAAGGTGCTATTGGAATTTCAGAAAGCAATTCAAAAGGTAAAAAATTATCTGATAAGGAGTTCAGTAAATCTTCAACTCAAAGCTCTAAATTGAGATCCTATGTAATAAAGGAATGGAAATTATTATTTAGAACCCCTGCTTATTTGCAGAATTGTGTACTTGGAGGTGTAGTTTTCCCACCAATAATGCTTTTAATAATATTATTCAGCAATGGCGGTATGTCTAAAGATTTAAACCTACCTATGAACCATATATTTTTATCTGCAGCCGCCAACGTACTACTGGTTGCCACAAGCTTTAATATGATATGCTCCACAGCTATATCCAGAGAAGGTGAAGGTTTTTTCACAATTAAATATCTTCCTATCTCCTACAAAGAACAAATTCTAGCAAAGGTTCTTTTAGGAATAATAGTAAGCATTATATCTGATATACTAATGTTAATAGTTGCTACTATAGTATTTAAAATTAATTTTTTAATGATAATTATGTTGATTATTACATCTATAATAGGAATAATTTTCTATTCCTTCTTGGGAATATTTATTGACTTAAAATTCCCCAAACTGGACTGGGACAATGAAGCAAAAGCAGTAAAACAAAACTTCAATGGTCTTATTGTAGTACTTGCTTTGTTGGTAACTGCTGCACTTACAATAATAGTTCCAATTGTATTAAATCTGAATTTAATTATAACTTTTATAATACTTATTATTTTCTATTCTATATTGGCCTTTTTAACATATAATTTAGCTCTAACCAAAGGTGTGGAGTTTTTAGACTAA
- a CDS encoding ABC transporter ATP-binding protein, producing the protein MIEILDVNKSYNKTNKAVDSLNLTINDGEIFGFLGHNGAGKTTTIKMLTGILKKDSGYIGINGIDITEKSLEAKKQFGYVPDNPDIFLRLKGIEYLNFMADMYDVSNELRKERVKSLSERFEMTTALGDKIQSYSHGMRQKIVIMGVLVHSPSTWILDEPMTGLDPKSSFTLKQMMREHADSGKTVFFSTHVLEVAEKLCDRVGIINKGKLLFCGTLTEMREHFKTNESLEEMFLEMTGHE; encoded by the coding sequence ATGATAGAAATTCTAGATGTTAATAAAAGCTACAACAAAACTAACAAAGCCGTAGATAGTTTAAATCTAACTATCAATGATGGAGAAATTTTTGGATTTTTAGGCCATAACGGTGCTGGAAAAACTACAACTATAAAAATGCTTACAGGAATTCTAAAAAAAGATTCTGGATATATTGGTATAAATGGTATAGACATAACTGAAAAATCTCTTGAAGCAAAAAAACAATTTGGATATGTTCCTGATAATCCTGATATATTTTTGAGACTTAAGGGCATAGAATATCTAAATTTTATGGCAGACATGTATGATGTAAGCAATGAATTAAGAAAAGAAAGAGTCAAAAGTTTAAGTGAAAGATTTGAAATGACCACTGCCCTTGGAGATAAAATACAGAGTTATTCTCACGGTATGAGACAAAAAATAGTAATAATGGGTGTACTTGTACACAGTCCATCTACCTGGATTCTTGACGAACCAATGACCGGCCTTGATCCAAAATCATCCTTTACCCTAAAACAGATGATGAGAGAACATGCTGATAGTGGTAAAACCGTGTTTTTCTCAACCCATGTACTTGAAGTAGCTGAAAAGCTATGTGATAGAGTTGGAATAATAAATAAAGGGAAATTATTATTTTGTGGAACCTTGACTGAAATGAGAGAACATTTTAAAACTAATGAATCTCTTGAAGAAATGTTTTTGGAGATGACTGGCCATGAGTAA
- the gloA2 gene encoding SMU1112c/YaeR family gloxylase I-like metalloprotein, which translates to MKFNRINHVAIICSDYYKSKKFYAEILGFAIIHETYRKERESYKLDLRVGDFDQIELFSFPNAPKRPSYPEACGLRHISFEVDNIENTVQYLKDKLIVVEPIRIDEFTNKKFTFLSDPDDLPIEIYEK; encoded by the coding sequence ATGAAATTCAATAGAATAAATCATGTAGCTATAATCTGTTCTGACTACTATAAATCTAAAAAATTCTATGCGGAAATTCTTGGTTTTGCCATAATCCATGAGACCTATAGAAAAGAAAGAGAGTCTTATAAACTGGATTTAAGAGTTGGAGACTTTGATCAGATTGAATTGTTTTCTTTTCCAAATGCACCCAAAAGGCCAAGCTATCCTGAAGCCTGCGGTCTAAGACATATTTCTTTTGAGGTAGACAATATAGAAAATACAGTTCAATATTTAAAAGATAAGCTGATAGTAGTAGAACCCATAAGAATAGATGAATTTACCAATAAAAAATTTACTTTTTTAAGTGATCCTGATGACCTACCTATAGAAATTTATGAAAAATAA
- a CDS encoding TerC family protein, giving the protein MDHYILIISGIIKITLLDMVLSGDNIGIIALATKDLPLKLAKKASFIGVIFAIVLRIIFSCFITYILMIEGLPIKLVGGIVLIIITFDFIKPKNNNTKLKQKSVHGFWRAIYSIVLADLTMSIDNVLAIAGSANGNIFLIVFGLLINIPIIFLGSVYVANIMKKHPFVIYIGGAILAHTAFDMFLHDKLMLQIIPEFFVLYIPYAAAIIITAYGYYVTSSNRHKLKKIA; this is encoded by the coding sequence ATGGATCATTATATTTTAATTATTAGCGGCATAATAAAAATCACTCTATTAGATATGGTATTAAGTGGAGACAATATAGGCATAATAGCACTAGCTACAAAGGATTTACCCTTAAAGCTTGCAAAAAAAGCTTCTTTTATAGGAGTTATTTTTGCGATTGTTTTAAGAATAATATTTTCCTGTTTCATTACATACATTTTAATGATTGAAGGACTCCCAATTAAATTAGTTGGAGGTATTGTACTCATAATAATAACCTTTGACTTTATTAAACCAAAAAATAATAATACTAAATTAAAACAAAAAAGTGTACATGGTTTTTGGCGTGCTATTTACAGTATTGTCCTTGCAGATTTAACTATGAGTATTGATAATGTACTAGCCATAGCAGGCAGTGCAAACGGTAATATATTTTTGATTGTTTTCGGTCTTCTCATAAATATTCCAATAATATTTTTAGGAAGCGTATATGTAGCAAACATTATGAAAAAACATCCTTTTGTAATATACATAGGTGGTGCCATACTTGCCCACACTGCTTTTGATATGTTTTTACATGATAAATTAATGCTTCAAATAATCCCAGAATTTTTTGTATTATATATCCCATATGCTGCAGCAATTATTATTACAGCCTATGGATATTATGTTACCTCCTCAAATAGACATAAATTAAAAAAGATAGCTTAA
- a CDS encoding Spo0E family sporulation regulatory protein-aspartic acid phosphatase — MENLECKLKIARRMELLREKLNKCIDNNLYNLNNEEILHISEELDITIVQYVRSS, encoded by the coding sequence TTGGAAAATTTGGAATGTAAATTAAAAATCGCGAGAAGAATGGAGCTTTTAAGAGAAAAACTTAACAAATGCATTGATAATAATTTATATAATCTTAATAATGAGGAAATTTTGCATATTAGTGAAGAACTTGATATTACAATAGTTCAATATGTTAGAAGTAGTTAA